A DNA window from Pungitius pungitius chromosome 1, fPunPun2.1, whole genome shotgun sequence contains the following coding sequences:
- the ing2 gene encoding inhibitor of growth protein 2, with the protein MLGHHYPNADKSQQLVNYVEDYLECVESLPLDIQRNVSLLREIDAKYQEVLNEVDEVFEKYKCEQDAAQRKRLQVQLQRALIVSQELGDEKIHVVTQMTELVENRSRQMDSHSICLQEPSEAERLPAERRTSVPDSPAPERTSARRPRRQRNSESRDSSHPSANGSLVDDPMEELPPIPPPPRDKKSKSAKKKKRKAKQERDASPVDFAIDPNEPTYCLCEQVSYGEMIGCDNDQCPIEWFHFSCVGLTYKPKGKWYCPKCRGDSEKTMDKSLDKNRKDRRSR; encoded by the exons ATGTTAGGCCACCACTACCCAAATGCCGACAAGTCGCAACAACTGGTCAACTATGTGGAGGATTATCTGGAATGTGTGGAGTCCCTGCCTTTGGACATACAAAGAAATGTTTCCCTGCTTCGGGAAATTGATGCCAAGTATCAAG AGGTGCTGAATGAGGTAGATGAAGTGTTTGAGAAGTACAAGTGCGAGCAGGATGCGGCTCAGAGAAAGCGGCTGCAGGTCCAGTTACAAAGGGCGCTCATCGTCAGCCAGGAGCTGGGCGACGAGAAGATCCACGTGGTGACCCAGATGACGGAGCTTGTGGAGAACCGCTCGCGCCAGATGGACTCTCACTCCATCTGCCTCCAGGAGCCCAGCGAGGCTGAGCGGCTCCCAGCGGAGCGCCGCACCAGCGTCCCAGACTCCCCGGCTCCCGAGCGCACCTCGGCCCGCCGCCCGCGACGCCAGCGCAACAGCGAGAGCCGCGACTCCAGCCACCCGTCGGCCAACGGCTCGCTGGTGGACGACCCCATGGAGGAGCTGCCGCCCATTCCTCCTCCGCCGCGAGATAAGAAGTCCAAGTCTGCGAAGAAGAAAAAGCGCAAGGCCAAACAGGAGCGGGACGCCTCACCTGTCGACTTCGCCATCGACCCCAATGAGCCCACCTACTGCCTCTGCGAGCAGGTGTCGTACGGCGAGATGATCGGCTGCGACAACGACCAGTGCCCCATTGAGTGGTTCCACTTCTCCTGCGTGGGGCTGACCTACAAGCCCAAGGGCAAGTGGTACTGCCCTAAATGCAGAGGGGACAGCGAAAAGACCATGGACAAAAGCCtagacaaaaacagaaaagaccGCAGGTCCAGGTAA
- the rwdd gene encoding RWD domain-containing protein 4 codes for MTANEDQEMELEALRSIYEGDECFKETSSVSFQFRIGELEDKKAFILDLTWPEMYPETAPQISLDSFFNNRISAETKQLILSKLEEQVEANLGTAMMYTLFEWAKENQESLMENHKPVVTAVTSSSDATSATSTAKKREKKEQLTKSQKRKIISKTDNKGELPRGWNWIDVIKVGDFYLLF; via the exons ATGACAGCTAACGAGGATCAAGAG ATGGAGCTGGAGGCTCTTCGCTCCATCTATGAGGGGGATGAGTGTTTCAAGGAGACCAGTTCAGTTTCCTTTCAGTTTAGG ATAGGAGAGCTTGAAGACAAAAAGGCGTTCATCCTGGACCTCACGTGGCCTGAGATGTACCCTGAGACGGCCCCGCAAATCTCGCTGGATTCCTTTTTCAACAACAGAAT CTCCGCAGAGACAAAGCAGCTGATCCTGTCAAAGCTTGAGGAGCAAGTGGAGGCCAACCTGGGCACCGCCATGATGTATACACTGTTTGAGTGGGCCAAGGAGAACCAGGAGTCCCTCATGGAGAACCACAAGCCTGTAGTCACCGCTGTG ACATCCAGCAGCGACGCGACGTCTGCCACCTCAACAGctaagaagagggagaagaaagagcAGCTGACTAAATCTCAGAAGAGGAAGATCATCAGCAAAACAG ATAACAAAGGCGAATTACCAAGAGGTTGGAACTGGATTGATGTTATCAAAGTAGGTGACTTTTACCTTCTCTTTTAA